The Puntigrus tetrazona isolate hp1 chromosome 19, ASM1883169v1, whole genome shotgun sequence genome has a segment encoding these proteins:
- the si:ch211-171h4.3 gene encoding serine/threonine-protein kinase SBK1 — protein sequence MTTATRLLDELCHLTAQSLESLEPLDHYQIIKVLGEGSYGKVKLAVHKKRGTPMALKFFLRDDTSLLSFLREYNLSLAFCTHPSLTSALGIAFSTPTHYVFAQQPCLYGDLYDVIVPEVGLVESRAQIVASQISGALSHLHSLGFVHRDVKPENIFLCDRECRWVKLGDFGMVKAKGTRVPCVWYSSPYCTPEAEMARKNEDSHSSHLGVDNNGNKQQGTDSRRTDRILVSVDPSTDSWALGILIYAMLLGSLPWSETASDNTAYKRYLQWTNWENSASQEKGSNQSEIFLQMAPQFVAFTPLAACLLRSLLHPQFRLRGNPDEVERYLGGAWLLDKDVSG from the exons ATGACA ACTGCCACAAGACTTCTGGATGAGCTCTGTCACTTAACGGCTCAGTCTCTAGAATCACTGGAGCCATTAGATCACtatcaaataattaaagttCTTGGTGAGGGCTCATACGGAAAAGTCAAATTAGCAGTGCACAAGAAGAGAG GAACCCCGATGGCTCTTAAATTCTTTCTGCGAGATGACACATCTCTACTGTCCTTTCTGAGGGAATATAACCTGTCTTTGGCCTTCTGCACCCACCCCTCACTCACCTCAGCTTTAGGCATCGCATTCTCCACTCCTACTCACTATGTGTTTGCCCAGCAACCTTGCCTTTATGGTGACCTCTATGATGTCATAGTTCCTGAG GTTGGTCTGGTAGAGAGCCGTGCCCAGATAGTGGCTTCCCAGATCAGCGGTGCCCTCTCTCATCTCCATTCCCTTGGCTTTGTCCATCGTGATGTCAAGCCGGAAAACATCTTCCTATGTGACCGTGAGTGCCGTTGGGTTAAACTTGGTGATTTTGGCATGGTGAAGGCTAAAGGCACCAGGGTACCATGCGTGTGGTACAGCTCCCCTTACTGCACGCCTGAGGCTGAGATGGCAAGAAAGAACGAAGACAGCCATTCGAGCCACTTGGGGGTGGACAACAATGGGAACAAGCAACAAGGGACGGACTCTAGACGGACTGACAGGATATTGGTGTCTGTGGATCCCAGTACAGATAGCTGGGCATTAGGCATTCTAATCTATGCCATGCTCTTGGGGAGCCTTCCATGGTCTGAGACCGCTTCAGACAACACTGCATATAAAAGATATCTACAATGGACCAATTGGGAAAATTCTGCATCACAGGAGAAAGGATCAAATCAATCTGAAATCTTCCTCCAGATGGCACCACAGTTTGTGGCGTTCACACCTCTTGCGGCTTGTCTTCTTAGGTCCCTGCTCCACCCGCAGTTCAGGCTTCGTGGCAATCCAGATGAGGTGGAAAGATATCTGGGAGGAGCCTGGCTACTGGACAAGGATGTCAGTGGGTGA